The nucleotide window GCGTGGAATGGTGCTCGCGGTAGGTCTGGCGATAGCAGCGGTTGAAGAACTTCCACGCTTCGTCGTCGATCTCGGCGCCGCGCAGCCGGCGGAAGGTGATGCCGGCCTGCGCCACCTGCCGGCGCTCGGCGCGGATGTTCTTGCGCTTTTTCTGCGACAGCGTGGCGAGGAAGTCTTCGAAGCTGCCGTAGCCGCCGTTGCTCCAGTGGAACTGCACGCCGTGGCGCATCAGCATGCCGGCCTGCTCCATCATGGCGGCCTCCGCCTGGTCCGGAAACAGGATGTGCAGCGACGACATCTGGCTGTCGGCGGCGAGCGCCAGCGCGACCTGCAGCAGCAGCCGGCGCGCATGGGCGTCTTCGGCCAGCAGCCGCGCGCCGCGCACCGGTGTGAACGGGATCGCCGCCAGCCACTTGGGGTAGTACTCGATGCCGTTGCGGGCATAGGCATCGGCCCAGGCCCAGTCGAAGACATACTCGCCGTACGAATGCGCCTTGGCATAGAGCGGCATGGCGGCGGCCAGCCGTTGCGGGCGTCCGGCCGCGGCGGGTGCCCACAAGGTCAGGTAGCGCGGATGCCAGCCGGTGTCAGGGCAGGCGCTGCCGCTGGCGTGCAGCGCGTGCAGGAAGGCATGCTTGAGGAAGGGCGTGGCGTCGGCGTGGCGGGCCACCAGCGCGTCCCAGGCGGCGGCGTCGATCTGGCCCAGGTCGGAGACGATCTCGGTACGGTATTCGGGGGCGGCATCCGCCTGGTTGCGCGTTTGCCGCGCCGGCTGCCCGTGGCCGGGCACGCATGATTCAGACTGCATTGCACGAGTTCCCTCTGTGGACCGGTCGAGTCTACCGGAAACACTGCGTCAGGGCCGGCGTCGTAAAATGGAGCATCCTGGTCAATAGTGCTTTCCCAGGCATCCACGGATGCACCGGGCGACCCGCACGCTTGCGGCTGGTCCAACGACCACCGCATGACTCCCAACACCAAGGCGCCGATATGAAGAACCTGTTTTTCAACCTCTATTCGCACGGCTTTGCGCGCGTCGCGGTGGGCGTGCCGGTCTGCCGGGTAGCCGACCCGGCCTTCAACGCCAACGAGACCATCGCGCTGGCCACGCAGGCGGCGCAGCGCGGCGCGGTGCTGGTCGCGTTCCCGGAGCTGGGGCTGTCGGCCTACACCTGCGACGACCTGTTCCACCAGCGCGCGCTGCTGGATGCCTGTCAGGCGGCGCTGGCCACCATCGTCGAGGCCTCGCGCAAGCTGCCGGCGGCGTTGATCGTGGGCATGCCGCTGCGGGTCGAGCACCAGTTGTTCAACTGCGCGGTGGTGGTGGCGCGCGGGCGCATCCAGGGGGTGGTGCCCAAGACCTACCTGCCCAACTACTGGGAGTTCTACGAGGCGCGCCAGTTCAGCTCCGCCGACAACGCCGCGGTCACGTCGATCGAGCTGCTGGGCCAGGACGTGCCGTTCGGCGCCGGCCTGCTGTTCGACCTCGACGACATCCCCGACTTCCGCTTCCACGCCGAGATCTGCGAAGACGTCTGGGTGCCGGTCCCGCCGTCGTCGTTCGCGGCGCTGGCCGGGGCCACGGTGCTGGTCAACCTGTCGGCATCGAATATCGTGGTCGGCAAGTCGGGCTACCGGCACCAGCTGGTGTCGCAGCAGTCGGCGCGCTGCCTGGCGGCCTACCTGTACACCTCGGCCGGCAAGGGCGAGTCGTCGACCGACCTGGCCTGGGACGGCCAGGCGCTGATCTGCGAGAACGGCGAGCTGCTGGCCGAGTCCGGGCGCTTTGCCGACACCTCGCACCTGCTGTTCGCCGATATCGACGTCGAGCGGCTGTCGCGCGAGCGCATGCACCAGGTCACCTTCGGCCACTCGGTGCGCCGGCACAAGGCCGAGGTCGAGCAGTTCCGCGTGGTCCGCTTCGCGCTCGACCTGACGCTGGAAAAGTCGCTGCCGCTGGAGCGCAACGTGGCGCGCTTCCCGTACGTGCCGGCCGATCCGCGCCAGCGCGACGAACGCTGCATGGAGGTCTACAACATCCAGGTGCAGGCGCTGGTGCAGCGGCTGTCGGCAAGCAGGATCAGCAAGGTGGTGATCGGCGTCTCGGGCGGGCTTGATTCGACCCACGCGCTGCTGGTCTGCGCCAAGGCGATGGACCGGCTGGGCCTGCCGCGCGCCAATATCCTGGCGTACACCATGCCGGGCTTCGCCACCAGCGGCCGCACGCTGCAGCAGGCACGCCAGCTGATGCAGGTGGTCGGCTGCAGCGCGACCGAGATCGATATCCGGCCGTCGTGCCTGGCGATGCTGAAGGACCTGGGCCACCCCTATGCCGCCGGCGAGAAGGTCTACGACGTGACCTTCGAGAACGTGCAGGCGGGCGAGCGCACCAACCACCTGTTCCGGCTGGCCAACTACAACAATGCCATCGTGATCGGCACCGGCGACCTGAGCGAGCTGGCGCTGGGCTGGTGCACCTATGGCGTGGGCGACCATATGTCGCACTACAACGTCAATGCCAGCGTGCCCAAGACGCTGATCTCGCACCTGGTGCGCTGGGTGGCCGAGACCGGGCAGGTGGGCGAGGGCGGCTCGGACGTGCTGCTGGCGGTGCTCGATACCGATATCAGCCCCGAACTGATCCCCGGCGACAGCAACCAC belongs to Cupriavidus taiwanensis and includes:
- a CDS encoding NAD(+) synthase; this translates as MKNLFFNLYSHGFARVAVGVPVCRVADPAFNANETIALATQAAQRGAVLVAFPELGLSAYTCDDLFHQRALLDACQAALATIVEASRKLPAALIVGMPLRVEHQLFNCAVVVARGRIQGVVPKTYLPNYWEFYEARQFSSADNAAVTSIELLGQDVPFGAGLLFDLDDIPDFRFHAEICEDVWVPVPPSSFAALAGATVLVNLSASNIVVGKSGYRHQLVSQQSARCLAAYLYTSAGKGESSTDLAWDGQALICENGELLAESGRFADTSHLLFADIDVERLSRERMHQVTFGHSVRRHKAEVEQFRVVRFALDLTLEKSLPLERNVARFPYVPADPRQRDERCMEVYNIQVQALVQRLSASRISKVVIGVSGGLDSTHALLVCAKAMDRLGLPRANILAYTMPGFATSGRTLQQARQLMQVVGCSATEIDIRPSCLAMLKDLGHPYAAGEKVYDVTFENVQAGERTNHLFRLANYNNAIVIGTGDLSELALGWCTYGVGDHMSHYNVNASVPKTLISHLVRWVAETGQVGEGGSDVLLAVLDTDISPELIPGDSNHGPEQKTESTIGPYELQDFNLYYTLRFGFTPSKIAFLAQHAWGDRELGIWPNGPHVVRNQYGLPDIKRNLAIFLDRFFRTSQFKRSCVPNAPKVGSGGSLSPRGDWRAPSDSESVVWLADLEKVPD
- a CDS encoding GNAT family N-acetyltransferase; this translates as MQSESCVPGHGQPARQTRNQADAAPEYRTEIVSDLGQIDAAAWDALVARHADATPFLKHAFLHALHASGSACPDTGWHPRYLTLWAPAAAGRPQRLAAAMPLYAKAHSYGEYVFDWAWADAYARNGIEYYPKWLAAIPFTPVRGARLLAEDAHARRLLLQVALALAADSQMSSLHILFPDQAEAAMMEQAGMLMRHGVQFHWSNGGYGSFEDFLATLSQKKRKNIRAERRQVAQAGITFRRLRGAEIDDEAWKFFNRCYRQTYREHHSTPYLNLDFFRRIGAAMPQHLLLVIAERAGQPIASSLLVYDDAPEVSTLYGRYWGALEYHPCLHFETAYYQPLEFCIEHGIGTFEGGAQGEHKMARGFLPVATRSAHWLAHPAFADAVERFLARERQGIDAYLDELNERNPFARA